The following proteins come from a genomic window of Macadamia integrifolia cultivar HAES 741 chromosome 14, SCU_Mint_v3, whole genome shotgun sequence:
- the LOC122060651 gene encoding uncharacterized protein LOC122060651, protein MEHKVHKGYFLAPKAYALDIGHDDNIIKYKGPAKGTVNLEWFVLQYNDPSEIKVVDIESSFNINWHTFTIGKKESQYSLGTPASSKRDHVYDENNKWINTQPKEVIDFGGQDNTIIKLDNKELMKVCSLLREQLSEKNKEIVKYKQELQNVHANKEQDVAKNQLMIPSLDAAVNLPDAPRTEYPTILDLPTLYKDPPKKKAEINQRMMIPKACCS, encoded by the coding sequence ATGGAGCACAAAGTACATAAAGGTTACTTCTTAGCACCGAAGGCTTATGCCTTAGACATAGGCCATGATGACAATATAATAAAGTATAAGGGTCCAGCTAAAGGCACAGTCAATTTAGAGTGGTTTGTGTTACAATACAATGATCCTTCTGAAATAAAGGTAGTCGACATTGAATCGTCATTCAATATTAATTGGCATACATTTACTATAGGCAAAAAGGAGTCACAATACAGCCTGGGAACCCCTGCAAGTTCCAAAAGAGACCATGTGTATGATGAGAACAATAAGTGGATAAACACACAACCTAAAGAAGTAATAGACTTTGGGGGTCAAGATAACACAATTATCAAATTAGATAATAAGGAACTGATGAAAGTATGTTCTTTACTTAGAGAGCAGTTATCcgaaaaaaataaggaaatcgTCAAATATAAGCAAGAATTACAAAATGTGCATGCCAATAAAGAGCAAGATGTTGCTAAAAATCAATTAATGATCCCATCCTTGGATGCTGCTGTAAATCTTCCTGATGCACCGCGCACTGAATATCCTACCATTTTAGACCTACCTACTCTGTACAAGGACCCACCCAAGAAGAAGGCAGAGATAAATCAAAGGATGATGATACCTAAGGCATGTTGTTCTTAG